GCCTTCCTTCCTGCCCAGCTCCACATACGACTCGACCCGGTCACGGTGCGCGGCCGAGATCACCGGCCCGACCACCGTCCCCTGGGCACGGGGATCGCCGACCCGGAGCTGCCCGATGTAGCGCGTGAGCCGCTCGACCAGCGCCTCGTACACCCCTCGCTGCACGATCACCCGCGTCGGCGCCGTACAGATCTGCCCGCTGTAGAAGGAGTAGGTGGTGCCGATCCCGGCCACCGCCGAGTCCAGGTCCGCGTCGTCGAAGACCACCGCGGCACCCTTGCCGCCCAGCTCCATGAGCTGGCGTTTCATCCCTCGCCCGCACACCTCGGCGATGCGCTGCCCGACGGCCGTCGAGCCCGTGAAGCTCACCATGTCCACGTCCGGCGAGTCCACGGCCGCCTCGCCCACCTCCGCACAAGCGCCGCTCACCACATTCACCACTCCCGGCGGCGCGCCTGCCTCCGCCAGCGCAGCCGCCATCCGGTACACCGACAGCGGGTCCTGCGGGGCGGGCTTCACGAGCACGGTGTTGCCCATCGCCAGCGCCGGGGCGATCTTGCCCGCCGGGTTCGCCCACGGGTTGTTGTACGAGGTGATGCAGGTGACGACGCCGACGGGCCGGCGTACGGCGAGAGCGCCCAGCACGGCCCCTCGCCCCTCTCTCCTGGCGGCAGGGGAGACGCCCCCCTGCCCCGCCTCGTTGATCTGCGGAGGCAGCCCCTGCTCGACCGGCTCCAGCGCCCCCCTCGCATAGCGTCGAAAGCGCGCCACCCCCACCGCGACCTGCATCCCGCGCGCGGTCCGGGTCGTGGCCCCGCTCTCCGCCTGCGCCAGCTCGGCATGCGCCGCGAAGTCGCGCTGCATGACCTCGGCGGCCCGGTCGAGGATCGCGGCACGCTCCTGCGGCGCGGTGCGCGACCAGGGCCCGAAGGCCGCGCGCGCCGCGGTCGCCGCCTCGTGCACCTGCGCCCGGCTCGCCTCGGGCGCGAGCCCGACGACCGCCTCCGTCGCCGGATCGATCACCTCGTAGTGACCACCGTCGGGCTCGACCCACTCACCGCCGATGAACAACCGCTCCGCGGCAGCCCTCACATGGCTCTCACCGCCCCCGTGCGCCGCCCCCGCCCCCGTCACTTCGTACTCACCGTTCTCGTGTCCCGGCCCGACCGCAGTACGGTCCCCGGCACCGCGCCGGTCACCACGTCGTCGCGGATCGTCTCGACGCCGTTGACCCACACCGCGTTGATGCCGACCGCCCGGGAGTCCAGCCGCGGGCTGTCGCCGGGCAGGTCGTGTACGAGCGTGGCCTTGCCCGCGTCGATCCGTTCCGGGTCGAAGAGCACGAGGTCGGCGTGCCAGCCCTGCTCGATGCGTCCGCGTTCCCGCAGGCCGAAGAGGCGTGCGGGGTCATCGGTGAGCATCTTCACCGCCTGCTCCAGGCCCACCAGTTTCCTGCCGCGCAGGCAGTCGCCGAGGAAGCGCGTCGTGTACGGCGCACCGCACATCCGGTCCAGGTGGGCGCCCGCGTCCGAGCCGCCCAGCAGCACGTCCTCGTGCTGCCAGGTCTCGGCGCGCAGCGCCCAGGAGGCGGGGTCGTTGTCGGTGGGCATCGGCCACAGGACTGTTCGCAGGCGGTCGTTGGCGCAGATCTCGACCATGCAGGCGAAGGGCTCCAGGCCGCGTTCGGCCGCGATGTCGCGCACGACGCGCCCGGTCAGGCCCTCGTTCTCCGGGGAGTAGGCGTCCCCGATGACATACCGGCCGAAGTCGGTGAGCCGTCGGAAGACGCCCGCCTCCTTGCTCTCCGCGCGCCGCAGCATCCCGTCCCGGACGCCGGGGTCGCGGAGCTTCGCGAGGCGTTCGGGTACCGGCAGGCCCAGGATCTCGCCCCAGCCGGGAATGAGGTTCAGGGCGCAGAAGGTGCC
This portion of the Streptomyces sp. 2114.4 genome encodes:
- a CDS encoding aldehyde dehydrogenase family protein; the encoded protein is MRAAAERLFIGGEWVEPDGGHYEVIDPATEAVVGLAPEASRAQVHEAATAARAAFGPWSRTAPQERAAILDRAAEVMQRDFAAHAELAQAESGATTRTARGMQVAVGVARFRRYARGALEPVEQGLPPQINEAGQGGVSPAARREGRGAVLGALAVRRPVGVVTCITSYNNPWANPAGKIAPALAMGNTVLVKPAPQDPLSVYRMAAALAEAGAPPGVVNVVSGACAEVGEAAVDSPDVDMVSFTGSTAVGQRIAEVCGRGMKRQLMELGGKGAAVVFDDADLDSAVAGIGTTYSFYSGQICTAPTRVIVQRGVYEALVERLTRYIGQLRVGDPRAQGTVVGPVISAAHRDRVESYVELGRKEGARVVAGGARPSAPDRGFYVAPTLLTDCTPDMRVVREEIFGPVVVVLPFDEEDEGVALANDSDYGLIDYVWSGDTARAFRVAGQLRAGGVGVNTVGRNMEAPFGGFKRSGVGRDVGSYALHAYSEWQAIVWAG